The proteins below come from a single Osmerus mordax isolate fOsmMor3 chromosome 3, fOsmMor3.pri, whole genome shotgun sequence genomic window:
- the gpr146 gene encoding probable G-protein coupled receptor 146 — protein sequence MWTCMVYNETDSGGDNRLCQDFGLILSVFSLIYLMVCFPVGLCYNALLVVVNLSNKVSMTMPDVYFVNMAIAGLVLNLVAPVALMGPSFTRWPVWEYNNEVYITLLILFNISSLVIMYSTTLLSLDYYIERALPRTYMSSVYNTKHVCGFIWGGAVLTSFSSLLFYVCNHVSTKIIECSKMQNKEAADAIMMFIGYVVPAVAVLYAFVLILRIRKESTPLDQDSARLDPSIHRLLLASVCMQFVLWTPYYMTLLVHTVAGAPGSHGNRHRLTTYYFLRCLSELLAFSSSFAMPLMYRQMNKNFSHKLQRLLKRLHCGEQACPHERSTVQQVAT from the coding sequence ATGTGGACCTGTATGGTTTACAATGAGACAGACTCCGGGGGGGACAACCGGCTCTGCCAGGACTTTGgactcatcctgtctgtcttctccctCATCTACCTCATGGTGTGCTTCCCCGTGGGCCTGTGTTACAACGCCCTGCTGGTGGTGGTCAACCTCTCCAACAAGGTATCCATGACCATGCCGGACGTCTACTTTGTCAACATGGCCATCGCAGGCCTGGTCCTCAACCTGGTGGCCCCTGTGGCCTTGATGGGGCCCAGCTTCACCCGGTGGCCCGTGTGGGAGTACAACAACGAGGTGTACATCACCCTGCTCATCCTGTTCAACATCTCCTCCCTGGTCATCATGTACTCCACCACGCTGCTCAGCCTGGACTACTACATCGAGCGGGCGCTGCCTCGGACCTACATGTCCAGCGTGTACAACACCAAGCACGTGTGCGGCTTCATCTGGGGCGGGGCCGTGCTCACCAGCTTCTCCTCGCTGCTCTTCTACGTGTGCAACCATGTCTCCACCAAGATCATCGAGTGCTCCAAGATGCAGAACAAGGAGGCAGCCGACGCCATAATGATGTTCATCGGCTACGTGGTGCCGGCGGTGGCGGTGCTGTACGCCTTCGTTCTCATCCTGCGCATCAGGAAGGAGTCCACGCCCCTGGATCAGGACTCGGCCCGTCTGGACCCGTCGATACACAGGCTCCTGCTAGCCTCGGTGTGCATGCAGTTTGTCCTGTGGACGCCGTACTACATGACCCTGTTGGTGCACACTGTCGCCGGGGCACCGGGGAGTCATGGCAACAGGCATCGCCTCACCACCTACTATTTCCTGAGGTGTCTGTCGGAGCTGTTAGCCTTTTCCAGTAGCTTCGCCATGCCTCTCATGTACAGGCAGATGAACAAGAACTTCTCCCATAAACTCCAGCGGCTGCTAAAGAGGCTGCACTGCGGAGAGCAGGCCTGCCCTCACGAACGCTCCACAGTGCAACAGGTGGCGACATGA